The following proteins are co-located in the Paenibacillus sp. JNUCC32 genome:
- a CDS encoding DUF4367 domain-containing protein has product MEFQRDDVEEKLREQRTKSRYVIDVRDAVMERIASLPAKKRKPSLYRRPLVMAASLLLVTSLSVTVYAAAELVQIRSKEGKVVLETKAEPEDSKELQAKQDRLYSLDTPSRSLAFRSALPGQAIAYYIHNQEINDLKREIHGKETLLEFHAGSLHLGDLGVFREEAGKRGMPDIHIPTRILNEYSFHEGTLSFIPDLSDLFQEGEPTKAYYDIQNELIRKAEASTGSKSVFVKEIKPPSAGSISLSYVKGSDMETSISVIATKRSAMNSKQEIHYTDKDHVEKVLAGGHEMIYVQYADAYFNQGLAWVDEAQDLYYHIALNSKAKLTKENMIEIAERFIN; this is encoded by the coding sequence ATGGAATTTCAACGAGATGACGTGGAGGAAAAGCTGAGGGAGCAACGTACGAAGAGCCGTTATGTCATTGATGTCAGGGATGCGGTAATGGAACGGATTGCTTCACTTCCGGCCAAAAAACGCAAGCCGAGTTTGTATAGAAGACCGCTCGTGATGGCCGCCTCGCTGCTGCTGGTGACTTCGCTGTCCGTCACGGTGTATGCCGCAGCCGAACTGGTACAGATCCGCAGCAAAGAGGGAAAAGTGGTGCTGGAGACCAAAGCGGAACCCGAGGACTCTAAGGAATTACAAGCAAAGCAGGACCGATTGTATTCGCTCGATACGCCTTCCCGAAGTTTAGCCTTTCGCTCGGCCCTTCCCGGTCAAGCCATCGCTTACTATATCCATAACCAAGAGATCAATGATTTGAAGAGAGAGATTCATGGAAAGGAAACCTTACTCGAATTTCACGCAGGTTCGTTACATTTGGGGGATCTGGGTGTATTTCGAGAGGAAGCCGGCAAGCGCGGAATGCCTGATATCCATATTCCCACCCGGATATTAAATGAATATTCGTTTCATGAAGGAACCCTTTCCTTTATCCCCGACCTTTCTGATTTGTTTCAGGAGGGAGAACCGACAAAAGCTTATTACGATATTCAAAATGAGTTGATTCGGAAGGCGGAAGCATCGACGGGAAGTAAAAGTGTTTTCGTTAAGGAGATAAAACCGCCCAGCGCGGGCTCGATTTCGCTATCCTACGTAAAAGGCAGCGACATGGAAACCTCGATCAGTGTAATAGCAACCAAGCGAAGCGCCATGAACTCCAAGCAGGAGATTCATTATACCGATAAAGACCATGTCGAAAAGGTTCTGGCAGGTGGCCATGAGATGATATACGTTCAATACGCGGACGCCTATTTTAATCAGGGCCTGGCTTGGGTGGATGAGGCCCAAGATCTTTATTACCATATCGCATTGAACAGCAAAGCGAAGCTAACAAAAGAGAACATGATAGAAATCGCAGAGCGCTTTATTAACTAA
- a CDS encoding RNA polymerase sigma factor, whose protein sequence is MSIQPTKPEMKELDIEVIIERVLNGDRQAFVHIVEAFQQQIFMYCWRLLNQRQDAEDAVQEIMVKAYQKLETYKPETSFSAWLYKMAYHHCLNMLRRKRYFQNIVPKLRADKEHVASAEQEAQKYIISEPMERALRRLSPDERNLLILRIFEEKSFAEIGLILDKTKDTVKKRYSRLIQKLKKWMHDREGEPRWNFNEMTWRKS, encoded by the coding sequence GTGAGCATTCAACCGACGAAGCCAGAGATGAAGGAATTGGACATCGAGGTAATCATAGAACGGGTGTTAAACGGGGATCGGCAAGCTTTTGTACATATCGTTGAAGCGTTTCAACAGCAGATTTTCATGTATTGCTGGAGACTGCTGAACCAGCGGCAGGATGCGGAGGATGCCGTACAGGAAATCATGGTGAAGGCTTATCAGAAACTCGAGACGTATAAGCCAGAGACCTCATTTTCTGCTTGGCTGTATAAGATGGCTTATCACCATTGTCTGAATATGCTGCGAAGGAAACGGTATTTTCAGAATATCGTTCCTAAACTGAGAGCGGATAAGGAGCATGTCGCAAGCGCGGAGCAGGAAGCTCAGAAATATATCATCAGCGAGCCGATGGAACGCGCTCTTCGCAGACTGTCCCCCGATGAGAGGAACTTGCTTATTCTCCGGATATTTGAAGAAAAGAGCTTTGCGGAAATCGGACTAATTCTAGATAAAACCAAGGATACGGTCAAAAAACGCTACAGTCGACTGATCCAAAAGTTAAAAAAGTGGATGCATGATCGAGAGGGGGAACCGCGATGGAATTTCAACGAGATGACGTGGAGGAAAAGCTGA
- a CDS encoding DnaD domain-containing protein: MDHGNADTGMNGWTAGAAAGMSQGMAIIPYALLRHYRSLGLSDREAMLVIHLIGYQQVEFKTFPSLEELAEVTGSPAAFIAASLQRLMKVGLIGIDEYVDEGQGIHYERYNLNGLYEKLAACLAQEGRDKSPEAAKFASPLLNARPASGKTAASEKPAPEKEERNLFTIFEKEFGRPLSPMELETISGWVDADRYPDELILLALKEAVFAGKLHFRYIDRILLEWSRNRVRTAQDAKAYTQKFRNIGR; the protein is encoded by the coding sequence ATGGACCACGGCAACGCGGATACCGGCATGAACGGTTGGACGGCCGGCGCCGCTGCCGGCATGAGCCAAGGGATGGCGATCATTCCTTATGCCCTGCTCCGGCATTACCGGTCACTTGGTTTAAGCGATCGCGAAGCGATGCTGGTCATCCATTTGATCGGTTATCAGCAGGTAGAGTTTAAGACGTTTCCTTCGCTGGAGGAGCTTGCGGAGGTAACGGGCTCTCCTGCCGCCTTCATCGCTGCAAGCCTGCAGCGCCTGATGAAGGTAGGACTGATCGGCATTGATGAATATGTCGACGAGGGCCAGGGAATACATTATGAGCGGTACAATCTGAACGGATTGTATGAGAAGCTTGCTGCGTGCCTGGCCCAAGAGGGCAGGGACAAAAGCCCTGAAGCAGCCAAGTTTGCTTCACCTCTGTTGAATGCCCGTCCAGCTTCCGGCAAAACAGCTGCATCGGAGAAACCCGCTCCGGAGAAGGAAGAGCGGAATCTGTTCACCATTTTCGAAAAGGAATTCGGACGTCCGCTATCGCCGATGGAGCTGGAGACAATCTCCGGCTGGGTCGACGCGGACCGCTACCCGGACGAGTTGATCCTGTTAGCGCTAAAAGAGGCGGTATTTGCGGGCAAATTGCATTTCCGCTACATTGACCGGATCCTGCTCGAATGGAGCCGCAACCGGGTGCGTACCGCACAGGATGCCAAAGCCTATACGCAGAAATTCAGAAATATCGGAAGATAG
- the asnS gene encoding asparagine--tRNA ligase, with protein sequence MATKSVIRNVNQHVGETVTIGAWINNKRSSGKIQFLQLRDGSGYIQGVVVKSEVSEQVWEDAKSLTQESSLYVTGVIREEPRSQSGYEMTVTGIEIIHLTENYPITPKEHGVDYLMDHRHLWLRTQKQRAIMVIRAEIIRAVQEYFDTNGFTLVDPPILTPTSAEGTTNLFHTKYFDEDAYLTQSGQLYMEAAAMALGKVYSFGPTFRAEKSKTRRHLIEFWMIEPEMAFTDHEESLQVQEQFISHVVQSVVKNCRQELETIGRDISKLEAIQAPFPRITYDEAIEFLHTQDFDIPWGEDFGAPHETAIAEKYDKPVFITHYPAGIKAFYMKPDPNRPEVVLCADMIAPEGYGEIIGGSQRIDDPQLLEERFKEHDLSMETYQWYMDLRKYGTVPHSGFGLGLERTVAWICGLDHVRETIPFPRTLYRMYP encoded by the coding sequence ATGGCCACCAAAAGTGTGATTCGTAACGTCAACCAGCATGTCGGCGAGACCGTCACGATCGGCGCCTGGATCAACAACAAGCGTTCCAGCGGGAAGATTCAATTCCTGCAGCTTCGCGACGGCTCCGGCTATATCCAGGGCGTTGTAGTGAAGAGCGAAGTATCCGAACAGGTATGGGAAGACGCGAAAAGCCTGACACAAGAGAGCTCTTTATATGTGACGGGTGTTATACGTGAAGAGCCGCGGAGCCAATCGGGTTATGAGATGACGGTTACCGGCATTGAAATTATACATCTTACGGAAAACTATCCGATTACGCCTAAAGAGCACGGTGTCGATTATTTGATGGACCATCGTCATCTGTGGCTTCGTACGCAGAAACAACGTGCGATTATGGTGATCCGTGCAGAAATTATCCGCGCCGTTCAAGAGTACTTTGATACCAACGGCTTTACGCTTGTGGATCCGCCGATTTTGACTCCGACTTCGGCGGAAGGCACAACCAATCTGTTCCACACGAAATATTTTGATGAGGATGCCTATTTGACCCAGAGCGGACAGCTGTACATGGAAGCTGCTGCCATGGCACTCGGCAAGGTATACTCCTTCGGGCCGACATTCCGCGCCGAGAAGTCCAAAACCCGCCGTCACCTCATCGAGTTCTGGATGATTGAGCCGGAGATGGCCTTCACGGACCATGAGGAGAGCCTTCAGGTGCAGGAGCAGTTCATCAGCCATGTGGTGCAATCCGTCGTTAAAAACTGCCGTCAGGAGCTTGAAACGATCGGTCGCGACATTTCGAAGCTGGAGGCGATCCAGGCGCCGTTCCCGCGGATTACGTACGATGAGGCGATTGAATTCCTGCACACGCAGGATTTTGATATTCCTTGGGGCGAGGATTTCGGCGCGCCGCACGAAACGGCCATTGCCGAGAAGTATGACAAGCCGGTCTTCATTACCCATTATCCGGCGGGCATCAAGGCTTTCTACATGAAGCCGGATCCGAATCGTCCGGAGGTCGTGCTGTGCGCGGATATGATCGCGCCGGAAGGTTACGGCGAGATTATCGGAGGATCGCAGCGGATTGACGATCCACAGCTGCTCGAAGAGCGCTTCAAGGAGCATGACCTATCGATGGAAACTTATCAATGGTATATGGATTTGCGTAAATACGGCACCGTGCCTCATTCCGGATTCGGCTTAGGCCTTGAGCGTACCGTTGCGTGGATTTGCGGCTTGGATCATGTTCGTGAAACGATTCCGTTCCCACGGACCCTGTACCGGATGTACCCGTAA
- a CDS encoding acetate/propionate family kinase, which yields MNILVINAGSSSLKYQLYDMTDESVLAKGLVERIGMDSSILTHKPTGKQDVTEVSEILEHTTAIRKVLGMLTNEEHGVIDSIESIQAVGHRVVHGGESFKESALVDSDAKAEIRRLFDLAPLHNPASMMGIKAAETNMPGVPQVVVFDTAFHQTMPEKSYLYAIPRVLYNKYKVRRYGAHGTSHAYVSQAAAEFLNRPLEDLKIITCHIGNGASLTAVKGGKSIDTSMGMTPLEGLMMGTRSGDLDPAIVPFVMNKEELTVNEVNSMLNKHSGLLAISGISSDMREITEGMEKGDPNSTLAFEMYEYRVRKYIGSYAAAMNGVDVIVFTAGVGENSIVLRQRVLEQLTYLGVELDEELNSIRSGEPRRISAANSKVEVLVIPTNEELVIARDTHRIVQASNR from the coding sequence ATGAATATTCTCGTAATTAATGCAGGCAGTTCTTCGCTGAAGTATCAACTGTACGATATGACGGATGAATCCGTGCTGGCCAAAGGATTGGTTGAACGGATCGGCATGGATTCCTCGATTCTGACGCATAAGCCGACAGGAAAACAGGACGTAACCGAAGTCAGCGAAATTCTGGAGCATACTACCGCGATCCGCAAAGTGCTTGGCATGCTGACAAACGAGGAGCACGGCGTGATCGATTCCATCGAAAGCATTCAGGCCGTAGGGCATCGCGTGGTGCATGGCGGGGAATCTTTTAAAGAGTCCGCTCTCGTAGACAGTGACGCCAAAGCGGAAATCCGCCGCTTGTTCGATCTGGCTCCGCTTCACAATCCGGCCTCGATGATGGGGATCAAAGCCGCAGAAACCAATATGCCTGGCGTTCCGCAGGTCGTTGTGTTTGATACGGCGTTCCATCAGACGATGCCGGAGAAATCGTACCTGTACGCTATTCCGAGAGTACTTTATAATAAGTATAAAGTACGTCGTTACGGAGCGCACGGTACTTCCCATGCCTATGTCAGCCAGGCAGCGGCAGAATTCCTGAACCGTCCGCTGGAGGATCTGAAGATCATTACCTGCCATATCGGGAACGGGGCTTCCCTCACAGCGGTAAAAGGCGGCAAGTCCATCGATACTTCCATGGGCATGACGCCGCTGGAAGGGCTCATGATGGGTACGCGCAGCGGTGATTTGGATCCTGCGATCGTGCCGTTTGTCATGAATAAGGAAGAGCTGACCGTCAACGAAGTGAACTCCATGCTGAACAAGCACAGCGGCTTGCTGGCGATTTCCGGAATCAGCAGCGATATGCGCGAGATCACGGAAGGCATGGAAAAAGGCGATCCGAACTCCACATTAGCTTTTGAAATGTACGAGTATCGTGTCCGTAAATACATCGGTTCTTATGCTGCCGCCATGAATGGCGTGGATGTCATCGTATTTACGGCGGGCGTCGGCGAGAATTCGATCGTTCTTCGTCAAAGAGTGCTTGAGCAGCTTACCTATCTCGGAGTAGAATTGGATGAGGAGCTGAACAGCATTCGATCCGGCGAGCCGCGCCGTATTTCCGCGGCGAACTCGAAGGTTGAGGTACTCGTGATCCCTACCAATGAAGAATTGGTTATCGCGCGGGATACGCATCGTATCGTTCAAGCTTCCAACCGTTAA
- a CDS encoding 3-hydroxyacyl-CoA dehydrogenase family protein: protein MYFKKIGVVGGGTMGQGIAEMLAAKGLDVLLVEKTPEKLDYSYRMIETSLDKQLEKWGITQAEKKLILNRIQKVTHFAELSTCDMVIETIIEDLDAKKEVFTQLDQVCPSHVILASNTSTLSLTELASSTKYPERVIGMHFIHPVSKVDLVEIIRGLKTSDHTFNETKRFVEEVSDKKGIMVYESPGFVTTRMITLMINEAMHLLQEGVASAEDIDDAMRIGYNFQHGPLEMADRFGLDSILAALERMFREYGELKYRPSIVLKKLVRAGQLGVKTGEGFFKYDKDGDRV from the coding sequence ATGTACTTCAAAAAAATCGGCGTTGTAGGCGGCGGGACCATGGGGCAGGGCATTGCGGAGATGCTGGCAGCCAAGGGCCTTGACGTACTGCTCGTAGAGAAAACTCCAGAGAAACTGGACTATTCATACCGAATGATCGAGACCAGTCTAGATAAACAACTGGAGAAATGGGGAATTACCCAGGCAGAGAAGAAACTGATCCTGAACCGGATTCAAAAAGTAACTCATTTTGCGGAGCTTAGCACCTGCGATATGGTAATTGAGACGATCATAGAGGACTTGGATGCAAAGAAAGAAGTATTTACACAGCTGGATCAGGTTTGTCCAAGCCACGTAATATTAGCAAGTAATACATCCACGCTTAGTTTGACGGAGCTCGCCAGCTCCACCAAATATCCTGAGCGTGTTATTGGCATGCACTTCATACATCCCGTTTCCAAGGTCGACCTCGTTGAAATCATTCGCGGCTTGAAGACTTCAGATCATACGTTTAACGAAACCAAACGCTTTGTTGAGGAAGTTTCGGATAAAAAGGGCATCATGGTCTATGAATCTCCAGGTTTCGTCACCACCCGCATGATCACGCTCATGATCAACGAAGCGATGCATCTCCTGCAAGAAGGCGTAGCCTCCGCGGAAGATATCGACGACGCCATGAGAATCGGATATAACTTCCAGCACGGACCGCTGGAAATGGCCGACCGTTTCGGCCTGGATTCCATTCTCGCCGCGCTGGAGCGCATGTTCCGCGAGTACGGCGAACTGAAATACCGTCCATCGATTGTCTTGAAGAAATTGGTTCGCGCAGGACAACTGGGCGTCAAAACCGGAGAAGGCTTTTTCAAGTACGACAAGGATGGTGACCGGGTATGA
- a CDS encoding AAA family ATPase, with protein sequence MPKLAKEIMLGFIPVLLVFLVFVGVNIVPLLIAAGLVGGLLFIAKMKGGIAVGAGNERKRKKSGPAKLTFEEIGGQDNAKQELREALDFLIRHEDIKKFGIRPLKGILLTGPPGTGKTLMAKAAAHYTDSIFVAASGSEFVEMYVGVGAGRIRDLFKDARNRAAKENKQNAIIFIDEIDVIGGKREGGQQREYDQTLNQLLTEMDGIYSQDTPRILVIAATNRKEMLDSALLRPGRFDRHIQVDLPDKKGRTHILNLHAGNKPLHQDVDLEKIAEEAYGFSGAQLESVMNEAAIYTMRENEQFIHQRHLSMAIDKVMMGERSDRESNLEEKKRVAIHELGHAIMAELVRPGSVKQVALSPRGKALGYVRHNPQQEQYLYTKTFLEEQIMIALGGAAAEEIYYGGRSTGSSNDFEQSLNIVETMMKSGLTSLGIVNMNMVTTEELMKENNVILEELMNRTKTLLEQKRPIFDNSLDILLKEEILSGEQFRCQFRENALLPA encoded by the coding sequence ATGCCTAAATTAGCAAAAGAAATCATGTTAGGCTTCATTCCGGTTTTGTTGGTATTCCTTGTGTTTGTCGGCGTGAACATCGTGCCTCTCTTAATAGCGGCAGGACTCGTAGGCGGCTTGCTGTTTATAGCCAAGATGAAGGGCGGCATCGCGGTTGGTGCCGGAAATGAGCGAAAGCGGAAGAAGAGCGGGCCGGCCAAGCTGACGTTCGAGGAAATCGGCGGGCAGGATAACGCTAAGCAGGAGCTGCGGGAAGCATTGGATTTTCTGATTCGTCACGAGGATATCAAGAAATTCGGCATACGTCCATTGAAGGGGATTCTTCTAACAGGGCCTCCGGGAACAGGGAAGACCTTGATGGCCAAGGCCGCTGCCCATTATACCGATTCTATATTTGTCGCTGCTTCCGGCAGTGAATTCGTGGAGATGTATGTCGGCGTCGGTGCAGGGCGTATCCGGGATTTGTTCAAGGATGCCCGCAACCGCGCGGCCAAAGAAAACAAGCAAAATGCCATCATCTTCATCGATGAGATCGACGTCATAGGCGGTAAACGCGAAGGCGGCCAACAGCGAGAGTACGATCAAACGCTGAATCAGCTGCTGACCGAAATGGACGGCATCTATTCGCAGGACACGCCTCGCATTCTGGTGATCGCCGCAACGAACCGTAAAGAAATGCTGGACAGCGCGCTGCTGCGTCCAGGACGATTCGACCGCCATATTCAAGTGGATCTGCCTGATAAGAAGGGCCGGACGCATATCTTAAACCTGCATGCGGGCAATAAGCCGCTGCATCAAGATGTCGACCTGGAAAAAATAGCAGAGGAAGCCTATGGCTTCTCGGGTGCACAGCTGGAGAGCGTCATGAACGAAGCCGCCATCTATACGATGCGCGAGAACGAACAATTTATCCATCAGCGTCATCTGTCCATGGCGATTGACAAGGTCATGATGGGCGAGCGTTCCGACCGTGAATCGAATTTGGAGGAGAAAAAGCGTGTTGCCATCCACGAATTGGGACATGCTATCATGGCAGAGCTGGTGCGCCCAGGCAGCGTGAAGCAAGTCGCACTCAGCCCGCGCGGCAAGGCGCTTGGTTATGTTCGCCATAATCCGCAGCAGGAACAGTATTTGTACACAAAAACCTTCCTGGAAGAGCAGATTATGATCGCTCTTGGCGGCGCGGCCGCCGAAGAGATCTATTACGGGGGCCGAAGCACGGGCTCCAGCAATGACTTCGAGCAGTCGCTGAACATCGTGGAGACGATGATGAAGTCGGGTCTGACGTCGCTGGGTATCGTTAACATGAACATGGTTACTACCGAAGAGCTGATGAAAGAGAACAATGTGATATTGGAAGAGCTGATGAATCGCACCAAAACTCTTTTGGAGCAGAAACGGCCGATATTCGACAATTCTCTTGACATCCTGTTGAAGGAAGAAATTCTCTCGGGAGAACAATTTCGTTGTCAATTTCGTGAAAACGCGCTTTTACCAGCATAA
- a CDS encoding DUF5590 domain-containing protein encodes MKKKTKWILLSVSGVLLLLLGLQLYYSYVMKDTWNEERMAILAAKQHGQLVSSDKTYKSVWGEDNNYWVVSGKDKDNQDRMVWVKFTDDNVPVEGTDAVQSVLLNTGMSEAVMRDQIRNEMPGAVIKRLLPGMYEGEYAWQLQYENNGQRGYRFYRFQDGNAIGNDIILPNQ; translated from the coding sequence TTGAAGAAAAAAACGAAGTGGATATTGCTGAGCGTGTCCGGCGTCCTGCTATTATTGCTTGGCCTACAGCTCTATTATTCCTATGTTATGAAAGATACGTGGAATGAAGAAAGAATGGCGATCCTTGCAGCGAAACAGCATGGCCAATTGGTCTCGTCCGACAAGACCTATAAATCGGTATGGGGCGAGGACAATAACTATTGGGTGGTCAGCGGGAAAGATAAAGACAATCAAGACCGCATGGTCTGGGTGAAGTTTACGGACGATAACGTTCCTGTTGAAGGGACAGATGCCGTTCAGTCGGTGTTATTGAATACGGGCATGTCAGAGGCCGTGATGCGGGACCAGATCCGTAACGAAATGCCGGGTGCGGTCATCAAGCGATTGCTGCCGGGAATGTATGAAGGCGAGTATGCCTGGCAGCTGCAATATGAAAACAACGGTCAGCGCGGCTACAGATTCTATCGTTTTCAAGACGGAAACGCCATCGGAAATGATATTATTCTTCCTAATCAATAA
- a CDS encoding amidohydrolase, protein MTTTKWMVKNGTFAVLEESQSVLRGYLVVENDRITYLGEEEPVVEEGTEIIDGTHLFFLPGLVNTHGHAAMSLLRGYGDDLALQVWLQEKMWPMEAKFTSHDVYWGTSLSVLEMIKGGTTTFVDMYDHMDQVAKVVQDSGMRGVLTRGVIGLCPPEVQQQKLDEAVAFAKDWHGKADGRITTMISPHAPYTCPPDFIEKFVQASHDLNLPLHTHMSETETEVAQNVKDYGLRPVAHLEKLGMFSRPTLLAHAVHLTDEEIEVLAKHQVAVSHNPGSNLKLASGVARVPALLKAGVTVSLGTDGPASNNNLDMFEEMRLAALIHKGVSGDPTAIPASEALRMGTVYGAKSAFLEDIGMLAVGMKADMIALNTDQAHFLPRTDYISHAIYSASAKDVEHVWVDGKQVVKNGASLTLDEERIRREAQRAFERLTTL, encoded by the coding sequence ATGACAACAACGAAGTGGATGGTTAAGAACGGAACGTTTGCAGTACTGGAGGAAAGCCAATCCGTGCTTCGCGGATACCTGGTGGTTGAGAACGACCGGATCACGTACCTGGGCGAAGAGGAGCCCGTCGTGGAAGAGGGGACAGAGATTATCGACGGAACCCATCTGTTCTTCCTGCCCGGATTGGTGAACACGCATGGACATGCCGCCATGTCGCTTCTTCGCGGCTATGGGGACGATCTGGCGCTGCAGGTATGGCTTCAGGAAAAAATGTGGCCGATGGAAGCCAAATTCACGTCACACGACGTATATTGGGGCACATCGCTCTCCGTGCTGGAGATGATCAAGGGCGGAACCACGACGTTTGTGGATATGTATGACCATATGGATCAGGTCGCGAAGGTTGTCCAGGACTCGGGAATGCGCGGCGTCCTGACGCGCGGCGTAATCGGTTTATGCCCGCCCGAGGTACAGCAGCAGAAGCTGGATGAGGCGGTGGCATTCGCGAAGGATTGGCATGGCAAGGCTGACGGCAGAATTACGACGATGATCTCGCCGCACGCGCCTTATACCTGCCCGCCGGATTTCATCGAAAAATTCGTTCAAGCATCCCATGACTTGAACCTGCCTTTGCATACCCATATGTCCGAAACGGAAACTGAAGTGGCTCAGAATGTTAAGGACTACGGGCTTCGCCCCGTTGCCCATTTGGAGAAGCTGGGCATGTTCTCCCGTCCTACGCTCCTTGCCCATGCCGTTCATCTGACCGATGAGGAAATCGAAGTCTTGGCCAAGCATCAAGTAGCCGTATCGCATAATCCCGGAAGCAATTTGAAGCTTGCCAGCGGAGTCGCCCGCGTACCTGCGCTGCTGAAAGCCGGCGTAACGGTGTCGCTCGGTACCGACGGACCTGCTAGCAACAATAACCTGGATATGTTCGAAGAGATGCGGCTGGCTGCCCTGATCCATAAAGGAGTAAGCGGGGATCCGACGGCCATTCCGGCCTCCGAAGCGCTCCGAATGGGCACGGTATACGGAGCCAAGTCCGCTTTCCTTGAGGATATCGGTATGCTCGCGGTTGGGATGAAAGCCGATATGATCGCATTGAATACGGATCAGGCGCATTTCCTTCCACGGACCGACTATATTTCTCACGCGATCTACTCTGCCAGCGCGAAGGATGTAGAGCATGTATGGGTTGACGGCAAGCAGGTGGTGAAGAATGGCGCGAGCCTTACTCTCGACGAGGAACGCATCCGCCGGGAAGCGCAGCGTGCATTTGAGCGTCTTACAACCCTCTAG
- a CDS encoding redox-sensing transcriptional repressor Rex: MKSEKISEAVVRRLPVYLRYLNELQKREVSTVSSQELGQKLDLNPAQIRKDLAYFGDFGRKGIGYDVSYLIEKIRQILKLDQKINVALVGAGNLGHALSNYNAFLKDNMKIVAIFDSYSPKVGMKINNLVVQPMEELEKTVHEHGIRIGIITVPDFEAQNVANQLIASGIEAILNFAPTILKAPAHIRIHTADFTTDLQSLAYYLDNGKEDAAHDNNEVDG; encoded by the coding sequence ATGAAATCGGAAAAAATTTCGGAAGCCGTGGTCCGCAGATTACCTGTATACTTGCGCTATTTGAATGAGCTTCAGAAGAGGGAGGTTTCCACGGTTTCCTCCCAGGAGCTGGGACAGAAGCTGGACCTCAATCCTGCTCAAATTCGTAAGGACCTGGCGTATTTCGGTGATTTTGGACGGAAAGGGATCGGATATGATGTTTCTTATCTGATCGAGAAGATTCGCCAGATTCTGAAGCTGGACCAGAAGATCAATGTCGCATTGGTCGGGGCCGGTAATCTTGGACATGCATTATCGAATTACAATGCATTCCTGAAGGATAATATGAAGATTGTGGCGATTTTCGATTCGTATTCTCCCAAAGTTGGTATGAAAATTAACAATTTGGTCGTACAGCCGATGGAAGAGCTGGAGAAGACGGTTCATGAGCACGGCATTCGAATCGGGATTATTACCGTTCCGGATTTCGAAGCGCAGAACGTAGCGAATCAGCTTATCGCCTCAGGGATCGAGGCGATTCTGAACTTTGCGCCAACCATCCTGAAAGCCCCAGCCCATATCCGGATTCATACGGCTGATTTTACAACGGATTTGCAAAGTTTGGCCTATTATTTGGATAACGGCAAGGAGGATGCAGCACATGACAACAACGAAGTGGATGGTTAA